A window of Lagenorhynchus albirostris chromosome 11, mLagAlb1.1, whole genome shotgun sequence contains these coding sequences:
- the ITGA7 gene encoding integrin alpha-7 isoform X3: MAGTPGRDPWGAPGICYLLGSLLAGLLFPGAVAFNLDVMGALRKEGEPGSLFGFSVALHRQLQPGPQSWLLVGAPQALALPGQQANRTGGLFACPLSLEETDCYRVDIDRGADVQKESKENQWLGVSVRSQGPGGKIVTCAHRYEARQRVDQTLETRDVIGRCFVLSQDLAVRDELDGGEWKFCEGRPQGHEQFGFCQQGTAAAFSPDSHYLLFGAPGTYNWKGTARVELCAQGSADLAHLDDGPYEAGGEKEQDPRLIPVPANSYFGFSIDSGKSLVRAEELSFVAGAPRANHKGAVVILRKDSASRLVPEVMLSGERLTSGFGYSLAVTDLNNDGWTDLVVGAPYFFERQEELGGAVYVYMNQGGHWAGVSPLRLCGSPDSMFGISLAVLGDLNQDGFPDLAVGAPFDGDGKVFIYHGSSLGLVVKPSQVLEGEAVGIKSFGYSLSGGLDVDGNRYPDLLVGSLADTAVLFRARPVLHVSHEVSILPRSIDLEQPNCASGHSVCMDLRVCFSYIASPSSYSPAVALEYTLDGDTDRRLRGQVPRVTFLSRGPDDPKHQASGTVWLKHQHDRVCGDTMLQLQENVKDKLRAIVVTLSYSLQTPRLRRQAPAQGLPPVAPILNAHQPSTQRTEIHFLKQGCGEDKVCQSNLQLVHARFCTRVSDTEFQPLPMDADGTTALFALSGQPVIGLELKVTNLPSDPAQPQADGDDAHEAQLLVTLPASLHYSGVRALDPAEKPLCLSNENASHVECELGNPMKRGAQVTFYLILSTSGITIETTELEVELLLATISEQELHPVSARARVFIELPLSITGVAIPQQLFFSGVVRGESAMQSERDVGSKVKYEVTVSNQGQSLRTLGSAFLNIMWPHEIANGKWLLYPMRVELEGGQGPGTRGLCSPRPNVLHLDVDSRDRRRRELGQPEPREPHEQPEPSTSWWPVSSAEKKKNVTLDCTRGTASCVVFSCPLYSFDRAAVLHVWGRLWNSTFLEEYSAVKSLEVIVQANITVKSSIKNLLLRDASTVIPVMVYLDPVAVVAEGVPWWAILLAVLAGLLVLALLVLLMWKMGFFKRARYPEATVPQYHAVKIPREDRQQFKEEKTGTILRNNWGGPRGGGPDAHPILAADGHPEPGSDGHPVPGTA; encoded by the exons ATGGCAGGGACTCCGGGCCGCGATCCATGGGGGGCCCCTGGCATTTGTTACCTTCTTGGCTCCCTGCTTGCCGGACTGCTCTTCCCAGGGGCTGTCGCCTTCAATCTGGACGTGATGGGCGCCCTGCGCAAGGAGGGCGAGCCAGGGAGCCTCTTTGGCTTCTCTGTGGCTCTGCATCGGCAGTTGCAGCCCGGACCCCAAAGCTG GCTGCTGGTGGGCgctccccaggccctggccctgcctgggCAGCAGGCGAATCGTACTGGAGGCCTCTTCGCTTGCCCCCTGAGCCTGGAAGAGACTGACTGCTACAGAGTGGACATCGACCGGGGAG CTGACGTGCAGAAGGAGAGTAAGGAGAaccagtggttgggagtcagtGTTCGGAGCCAGGGACCTGGGGGCAAGATTGTT ACCTGTGCGCACCGATACGAGGCGCGGCAGCGTGTGGACCAGACACTGGAGACGAGGGACGTGATTGGTCGCTGCTTTGTGCTAAGCCAGGATCTGGCCGTCCGCGATGAGCTGGATGGCGGGGAGTGGAAGTTCTGTGAGGGACGCCCCCAGGGCCACGAGCAATTTGGGTTCTGCCAGCAGGGCACGGCTGCTGCCTTCTCCCCCGACAGCCACTACCTCCTCTTTGGGGCCCCAGGAACCTATAACTGGAAGG GCACGGCCAGGGTGGAGCTCTGTGCGCAGGGCTCAGCGGACCTGGCACATCTGGACGACGGGCCCTACGAGGCGGGGGGTGAGAAGGAGCAGGACCCCCGCCTCATCCCCGTCCCTGCCAACAGCTACTTTG GTTTCTCCATCGACTCGGGGAAGAGTCTGGTGCGAGCAGAGGAGCTGAGCTTTGTGGCAGGGGCCCCCCGTGCCAACCACAAGGGTGCTGTGGTCATTCTGCGCAAAGACAGCGCCAGTCGCCTGGTGCCTGAAGTTATGCTGTCCGGGGAGCGCCTGACCTCTGGCTTTGGCTACTCGCTGGCGGTGACTGATCTTAACAATGACGG cTGGACAGATCTGGTAGTGGGTGCCCCCTACTTCTTTGAGCGCCAAGAAGAACTGGGGGGTGCCGTGTATGTGTACATGAACCAGGGGGGTCACTGGGCTGGGGTCTCCCCTCTCCGGCTCTGCGGCTCTCCTGACTCCATGTTTGGGATCAGTCTGGCTGTCCTGGGGGACCTCAACCAAGATGGCTTCCCAG ACCTTGCTGTAGGGGCTCCCTTCGATGGGGATGGGAAAGTCTTTATCTACCACGGGAGCAGCCTGGGGCTTGTCGTCAAACCTTCCCAG GTGCTGGAGGGCGAGGCTGTGGGCATAAAGAGCTTTGGCTACTCTCTGTCGGGCGGCCTGGATGTGGATGGGAACCGCTACCCGGACCTGCTGGTGGGCTCCCTGGCCGACACTGCCGTGCTCTTCAG ggccaGGCCTGTCCTCCACGTCTCCCACGAGGTCTCTATTCTTCCAAGAAGCATCGACCTAGAACAGCCCAACTGCGCCAGTGGCCACTCGGTCTG CATGGACCTCAGGGTCTGTTTCAGCTACATTGCATCGCCCAGCAGCTACAGCCCCGCTGTGG CCCTGGAGTACACGTTAGATGGGGACACGGACCGGAGGCTCCGGGGACAGGTGCCCCGTGTAACCTTCCTGAGCCGTGGCCCGGATGACCCCAAGCACCAGGCCTCAGGCACCGTGTGGCTGAAACACCAGCATGACCGAGTCTGTGGAGACACTATGCTTCAGCTCCAG gagaatgTCAAAGACAAGCTTCGGGCCATCGTGGTGACTCTGTCCTATAGTCTCCAGACCCCTCGGCTCCGGCGACAGGCTCCTGCCCAGGGGCTGCCCCCCGTGGCCCCCATCCTCAATGCCCACCAGCCCAGCACCCAGCGGACAGAG ATCCACTTTCTGAAGCAAGGCTGTGGTGAAGACAAGGTGTGTCAGAGCAACCTGCAGCTGGTCCACGCCCGGTTCTGCACCCGTGTCAGCGACACGGAGTTTCAGCCTCTGCCCAT GGATGCGGATGGGACGACAGCCCTGTTTGCACTGAGTGGGCAGCCAGTCATCGGCCTGGAGCTGAAGGTCACCAATCTGCCTTCggacccagcccagccccaggctgATGGGGATGACGCCCATGAAGCCCAGCTCCTGGtcaccctccctgcctctctgcaCTATTCAGGAGTCCGGGCCCTGGACCCTGCG GAGAAGCCGTTGTGCCTGTCCAATGAGAACGCCTCCCATGTTGAGTGTGAGCTGGGGAACCCCATGAAGAGAGGTGCCCAG GTCACCTTCTACCTCATCCTTAGCACCTCAGGGATCACCATTGAGACCACAGAGCTGGAGGTGGAGCTGCTGTTGGCCAC GATCAGCGAGCAGGAGCTGCACCCGGTCTCTGCCCGAGCCCGTGTCTTCATCGAGCTGCCGCTGTCCATCACGGG GGTGGCCATTCCCCAGCAGCTCTTCTTCTCTGGCGTGGTGCGGGGCGAGAGCGCCATGCAGTCTGAGCGGGACGTGGGCAGCAAGGTCAAGTATGAGGTTACG GTCTCCAACCAAGGCCAGTCACTCAGGACCCTGGGCTCGGCCTTCCTCAACATCATGTGGCCCCACGAGATTGCCAACGGGAAGTGGCTGCTGTACCCCATGCGGGTGGAGCTGGAGGGCGGGCAGGGGCCGGGGACGAGGGGACTCTGTTCCCCCAGGCCCAACGTCCTCCACCTG gaTGTGGACAGCAGGGACAGGAGGCGGCGGGAGCTGGGGCAGCCGGAGCCAAGGGAGCCTCACGAGCAGCCGGAGCCCAGCACGTCCTGGTGGCCAGTGTCCTCTGCTGAGAAGAAGAAAAACGTCACCCTG GACTGCACCCGGGGCACGGCCAGCTGCGTGGTGTTCAGCTGCCCTCTCTACAGCTTTGACCGTGCAGCTGTGCTGCATGTCTGGGGCCGCCTCTGGAACAGCACCTTCCTGGAG GAGTATTCGGCTGTGAAGTCCCTGGAAGTGATTGTTCAAGCCAACATCACCGTGAAGTCCTCCATCAAGAACTTGCTGCTCAGAGATGCCTCCACAGTG ATCCCAGTGATGGTATACCTGGACCCCGTGGCTGTGGTGGCAGAAGGAGTCCCCTGGTGGGCCATCCTTCTGGCTGTACTGGCCGGGCTGCTGGTGCTGGCGCTGCTGGTGCTGCTGATGTGGAAG ATGGGATTCTTCAAGCGGGCGCGGTACCCCGAAGCCACTGTGCCCCAGTACCACGCGGTGAAGATCCCACGGGAAGACCGGCAACAGTTCAAGGAAGAGAAGACGGGCACCATCCTGAGGAATAACTGGGGCGGCCCCCGGGGCGGAGGGCCCGATGCACACCCCATCCTGGCTGCGGATGGGCACCCGGAGCCGGGCTCCGATGGgcaccctgtgccaggcactgcctag
- the ITGA7 gene encoding integrin alpha-7 isoform X6, translated as MAGTPGRDPWGAPGICYLLGSLLAGLLFPGAVAFNLDVMGALRKEGEPGSLFGFSVALHRQLQPGPQSWLLVGAPQALALPGQQANRTGGLFACPLSLEETDCYRVDIDRGADVQKESKENQWLGVSVRSQGPGGKIVTCAHRYEARQRVDQTLETRDVIGRCFVLSQDLAVRDELDGGEWKFCEGRPQGHEQFGFCQQGTAAAFSPDSHYLLFGAPGTYNWKGTARVELCAQGSADLAHLDDGPYEAGGEKEQDPRLIPVPANSYFGFSIDSGKSLVRAEELSFVAGAPRANHKGAVVILRKDSASRLVPEVMLSGERLTSGFGYSLAVTDLNNDGWTDLVVGAPYFFERQEELGGAVLAVLGDLNQDGFPDLAVGAPFDGDGKVFIYHGSSLGLVVKPSQVLEGEAVGIKSFGYSLSGGLDVDGNRYPDLLVGSLADTAVLFRARPVLHVSHEVSILPRSIDLEQPNCASGHSVCMDLRVCFSYIASPSSYSPAVALEYTLDGDTDRRLRGQVPRVTFLSRGPDDPKHQASGTVWLKHQHDRVCGDTMLQLQENVKDKLRAIVVTLSYSLQTPRLRRQAPAQGLPPVAPILNAHQPSTQRTEIHFLKQGCGEDKVCQSNLQLVHARFCTRVSDTEFQPLPMDADGTTALFALSGQPVIGLELKVTNLPSDPAQPQADGDDAHEAQLLVTLPASLHYSGVRALDPAEKPLCLSNENASHVECELGNPMKRGAQVTFYLILSTSGITIETTELEVELLLATISEQELHPVSARARVFIELPLSITGVAIPQQLFFSGVVRGESAMQSERDVGSKVKYEVTVSNQGQSLRTLGSAFLNIMWPHEIANGKWLLYPMRVELEGGQGPGTRGLCSPRPNVLHLDVDSRDRRRRELGQPEPREPHEQPEPSTSWWPVSSAEKKKNVTLDCTRGTASCVVFSCPLYSFDRAAVLHVWGRLWNSTFLEEYSAVKSLEVIVQANITVKSSIKNLLLRDASTVIPVMVYLDPVAVVAEGVPWWAILLAVLAGLLVLALLVLLMWKMGFFKRARYPEATVPQYHAVKIPREDRQQFKEEKTGTILRNNWGGPRGGGPDAHPILAADGHPEPGSDGHPVPGTA; from the exons ATGGCAGGGACTCCGGGCCGCGATCCATGGGGGGCCCCTGGCATTTGTTACCTTCTTGGCTCCCTGCTTGCCGGACTGCTCTTCCCAGGGGCTGTCGCCTTCAATCTGGACGTGATGGGCGCCCTGCGCAAGGAGGGCGAGCCAGGGAGCCTCTTTGGCTTCTCTGTGGCTCTGCATCGGCAGTTGCAGCCCGGACCCCAAAGCTG GCTGCTGGTGGGCgctccccaggccctggccctgcctgggCAGCAGGCGAATCGTACTGGAGGCCTCTTCGCTTGCCCCCTGAGCCTGGAAGAGACTGACTGCTACAGAGTGGACATCGACCGGGGAG CTGACGTGCAGAAGGAGAGTAAGGAGAaccagtggttgggagtcagtGTTCGGAGCCAGGGACCTGGGGGCAAGATTGTT ACCTGTGCGCACCGATACGAGGCGCGGCAGCGTGTGGACCAGACACTGGAGACGAGGGACGTGATTGGTCGCTGCTTTGTGCTAAGCCAGGATCTGGCCGTCCGCGATGAGCTGGATGGCGGGGAGTGGAAGTTCTGTGAGGGACGCCCCCAGGGCCACGAGCAATTTGGGTTCTGCCAGCAGGGCACGGCTGCTGCCTTCTCCCCCGACAGCCACTACCTCCTCTTTGGGGCCCCAGGAACCTATAACTGGAAGG GCACGGCCAGGGTGGAGCTCTGTGCGCAGGGCTCAGCGGACCTGGCACATCTGGACGACGGGCCCTACGAGGCGGGGGGTGAGAAGGAGCAGGACCCCCGCCTCATCCCCGTCCCTGCCAACAGCTACTTTG GTTTCTCCATCGACTCGGGGAAGAGTCTGGTGCGAGCAGAGGAGCTGAGCTTTGTGGCAGGGGCCCCCCGTGCCAACCACAAGGGTGCTGTGGTCATTCTGCGCAAAGACAGCGCCAGTCGCCTGGTGCCTGAAGTTATGCTGTCCGGGGAGCGCCTGACCTCTGGCTTTGGCTACTCGCTGGCGGTGACTGATCTTAACAATGACGG cTGGACAGATCTGGTAGTGGGTGCCCCCTACTTCTTTGAGCGCCAAGAAGAACTGGGGGGTGCCGT TCTGGCTGTCCTGGGGGACCTCAACCAAGATGGCTTCCCAG ACCTTGCTGTAGGGGCTCCCTTCGATGGGGATGGGAAAGTCTTTATCTACCACGGGAGCAGCCTGGGGCTTGTCGTCAAACCTTCCCAG GTGCTGGAGGGCGAGGCTGTGGGCATAAAGAGCTTTGGCTACTCTCTGTCGGGCGGCCTGGATGTGGATGGGAACCGCTACCCGGACCTGCTGGTGGGCTCCCTGGCCGACACTGCCGTGCTCTTCAG ggccaGGCCTGTCCTCCACGTCTCCCACGAGGTCTCTATTCTTCCAAGAAGCATCGACCTAGAACAGCCCAACTGCGCCAGTGGCCACTCGGTCTG CATGGACCTCAGGGTCTGTTTCAGCTACATTGCATCGCCCAGCAGCTACAGCCCCGCTGTGG CCCTGGAGTACACGTTAGATGGGGACACGGACCGGAGGCTCCGGGGACAGGTGCCCCGTGTAACCTTCCTGAGCCGTGGCCCGGATGACCCCAAGCACCAGGCCTCAGGCACCGTGTGGCTGAAACACCAGCATGACCGAGTCTGTGGAGACACTATGCTTCAGCTCCAG gagaatgTCAAAGACAAGCTTCGGGCCATCGTGGTGACTCTGTCCTATAGTCTCCAGACCCCTCGGCTCCGGCGACAGGCTCCTGCCCAGGGGCTGCCCCCCGTGGCCCCCATCCTCAATGCCCACCAGCCCAGCACCCAGCGGACAGAG ATCCACTTTCTGAAGCAAGGCTGTGGTGAAGACAAGGTGTGTCAGAGCAACCTGCAGCTGGTCCACGCCCGGTTCTGCACCCGTGTCAGCGACACGGAGTTTCAGCCTCTGCCCAT GGATGCGGATGGGACGACAGCCCTGTTTGCACTGAGTGGGCAGCCAGTCATCGGCCTGGAGCTGAAGGTCACCAATCTGCCTTCggacccagcccagccccaggctgATGGGGATGACGCCCATGAAGCCCAGCTCCTGGtcaccctccctgcctctctgcaCTATTCAGGAGTCCGGGCCCTGGACCCTGCG GAGAAGCCGTTGTGCCTGTCCAATGAGAACGCCTCCCATGTTGAGTGTGAGCTGGGGAACCCCATGAAGAGAGGTGCCCAG GTCACCTTCTACCTCATCCTTAGCACCTCAGGGATCACCATTGAGACCACAGAGCTGGAGGTGGAGCTGCTGTTGGCCAC GATCAGCGAGCAGGAGCTGCACCCGGTCTCTGCCCGAGCCCGTGTCTTCATCGAGCTGCCGCTGTCCATCACGGG GGTGGCCATTCCCCAGCAGCTCTTCTTCTCTGGCGTGGTGCGGGGCGAGAGCGCCATGCAGTCTGAGCGGGACGTGGGCAGCAAGGTCAAGTATGAGGTTACG GTCTCCAACCAAGGCCAGTCACTCAGGACCCTGGGCTCGGCCTTCCTCAACATCATGTGGCCCCACGAGATTGCCAACGGGAAGTGGCTGCTGTACCCCATGCGGGTGGAGCTGGAGGGCGGGCAGGGGCCGGGGACGAGGGGACTCTGTTCCCCCAGGCCCAACGTCCTCCACCTG gaTGTGGACAGCAGGGACAGGAGGCGGCGGGAGCTGGGGCAGCCGGAGCCAAGGGAGCCTCACGAGCAGCCGGAGCCCAGCACGTCCTGGTGGCCAGTGTCCTCTGCTGAGAAGAAGAAAAACGTCACCCTG GACTGCACCCGGGGCACGGCCAGCTGCGTGGTGTTCAGCTGCCCTCTCTACAGCTTTGACCGTGCAGCTGTGCTGCATGTCTGGGGCCGCCTCTGGAACAGCACCTTCCTGGAG GAGTATTCGGCTGTGAAGTCCCTGGAAGTGATTGTTCAAGCCAACATCACCGTGAAGTCCTCCATCAAGAACTTGCTGCTCAGAGATGCCTCCACAGTG ATCCCAGTGATGGTATACCTGGACCCCGTGGCTGTGGTGGCAGAAGGAGTCCCCTGGTGGGCCATCCTTCTGGCTGTACTGGCCGGGCTGCTGGTGCTGGCGCTGCTGGTGCTGCTGATGTGGAAG ATGGGATTCTTCAAGCGGGCGCGGTACCCCGAAGCCACTGTGCCCCAGTACCACGCGGTGAAGATCCCACGGGAAGACCGGCAACAGTTCAAGGAAGAGAAGACGGGCACCATCCTGAGGAATAACTGGGGCGGCCCCCGGGGCGGAGGGCCCGATGCACACCCCATCCTGGCTGCGGATGGGCACCCGGAGCCGGGCTCCGATGGgcaccctgtgccaggcactgcctag
- the ITGA7 gene encoding integrin alpha-7 isoform X2 translates to MAGTPGRDPWGAPGICYLLGSLLAGLLFPGAVAFNLDVMGALRKEGEPGSLFGFSVALHRQLQPGPQSWLLVGAPQALALPGQQANRTGGLFACPLSLEETDCYRVDIDRGADVQKESKENQWLGVSVRSQGPGGKIVTCAHRYEARQRVDQTLETRDVIGRCFVLSQDLAVRDELDGGEWKFCEGRPQGHEQFGFCQQGTAAAFSPDSHYLLFGAPGTYNWKGTARVELCAQGSADLAHLDDGPYEAGGLLFVTNIDSSDPDQLVYKTLDPADRLPGPAGDLALNSYLGFSIDSGKSLVRAEELSFVAGAPRANHKGAVVILRKDSASRLVPEVMLSGERLTSGFGYSLAVTDLNNDGWTDLVVGAPYFFERQEELGGAVYVYMNQGGHWAGVSPLRLCGSPDSMFGISLAVLGDLNQDGFPDLAVGAPFDGDGKVFIYHGSSLGLVVKPSQVLEGEAVGIKSFGYSLSGGLDVDGNRYPDLLVGSLADTAVLFRARPVLHVSHEVSILPRSIDLEQPNCASGHSVCMDLRVCFSYIASPSSYSPAVALEYTLDGDTDRRLRGQVPRVTFLSRGPDDPKHQASGTVWLKHQHDRVCGDTMLQLQENVKDKLRAIVVTLSYSLQTPRLRRQAPAQGLPPVAPILNAHQPSTQRTEIHFLKQGCGEDKVCQSNLQLVHARFCTRVSDTEFQPLPMDADGTTALFALSGQPVIGLELKVTNLPSDPAQPQADGDDAHEAQLLVTLPASLHYSGVRALDPAEKPLCLSNENASHVECELGNPMKRGAQVTFYLILSTSGITIETTELEVELLLATISEQELHPVSARARVFIELPLSITGVAIPQQLFFSGVVRGESAMQSERDVGSKVKYEVTVSNQGQSLRTLGSAFLNIMWPHEIANGKWLLYPMRVELEGGQGPGTRGLCSPRPNVLHLDVDSRDRRRRELGQPEPREPHEQPEPSTSWWPVSSAEKKKNVTLDCTRGTASCVVFSCPLYSFDRAAVLHVWGRLWNSTFLEEYSAVKSLEVIVQANITVKSSIKNLLLRDASTVIPVMVYLDPVAVVAEGVPWWAILLAVLAGLLVLALLVLLMWKCGFFHRDSQSSSFPTNFHRARLAVQPSAAEAGGPGTVGWDSSSGRGTPKPLCPSTTR, encoded by the exons ATGGCAGGGACTCCGGGCCGCGATCCATGGGGGGCCCCTGGCATTTGTTACCTTCTTGGCTCCCTGCTTGCCGGACTGCTCTTCCCAGGGGCTGTCGCCTTCAATCTGGACGTGATGGGCGCCCTGCGCAAGGAGGGCGAGCCAGGGAGCCTCTTTGGCTTCTCTGTGGCTCTGCATCGGCAGTTGCAGCCCGGACCCCAAAGCTG GCTGCTGGTGGGCgctccccaggccctggccctgcctgggCAGCAGGCGAATCGTACTGGAGGCCTCTTCGCTTGCCCCCTGAGCCTGGAAGAGACTGACTGCTACAGAGTGGACATCGACCGGGGAG CTGACGTGCAGAAGGAGAGTAAGGAGAaccagtggttgggagtcagtGTTCGGAGCCAGGGACCTGGGGGCAAGATTGTT ACCTGTGCGCACCGATACGAGGCGCGGCAGCGTGTGGACCAGACACTGGAGACGAGGGACGTGATTGGTCGCTGCTTTGTGCTAAGCCAGGATCTGGCCGTCCGCGATGAGCTGGATGGCGGGGAGTGGAAGTTCTGTGAGGGACGCCCCCAGGGCCACGAGCAATTTGGGTTCTGCCAGCAGGGCACGGCTGCTGCCTTCTCCCCCGACAGCCACTACCTCCTCTTTGGGGCCCCAGGAACCTATAACTGGAAGG GCACGGCCAGGGTGGAGCTCTGTGCGCAGGGCTCAGCGGACCTGGCACATCTGGACGACGGGCCCTACGAGGCGGGGG GGTTGCTCTTTGTGACCAACATTGATAGCTCAGACCCTGACCAGCTGGTGTATAAAACTTTGGACCCTGCTGACCGGCTCCCAGGACCAGCCGGAGACTTGGCCCTGAATAGCTACTTAG GTTTCTCCATCGACTCGGGGAAGAGTCTGGTGCGAGCAGAGGAGCTGAGCTTTGTGGCAGGGGCCCCCCGTGCCAACCACAAGGGTGCTGTGGTCATTCTGCGCAAAGACAGCGCCAGTCGCCTGGTGCCTGAAGTTATGCTGTCCGGGGAGCGCCTGACCTCTGGCTTTGGCTACTCGCTGGCGGTGACTGATCTTAACAATGACGG cTGGACAGATCTGGTAGTGGGTGCCCCCTACTTCTTTGAGCGCCAAGAAGAACTGGGGGGTGCCGTGTATGTGTACATGAACCAGGGGGGTCACTGGGCTGGGGTCTCCCCTCTCCGGCTCTGCGGCTCTCCTGACTCCATGTTTGGGATCAGTCTGGCTGTCCTGGGGGACCTCAACCAAGATGGCTTCCCAG ACCTTGCTGTAGGGGCTCCCTTCGATGGGGATGGGAAAGTCTTTATCTACCACGGGAGCAGCCTGGGGCTTGTCGTCAAACCTTCCCAG GTGCTGGAGGGCGAGGCTGTGGGCATAAAGAGCTTTGGCTACTCTCTGTCGGGCGGCCTGGATGTGGATGGGAACCGCTACCCGGACCTGCTGGTGGGCTCCCTGGCCGACACTGCCGTGCTCTTCAG ggccaGGCCTGTCCTCCACGTCTCCCACGAGGTCTCTATTCTTCCAAGAAGCATCGACCTAGAACAGCCCAACTGCGCCAGTGGCCACTCGGTCTG CATGGACCTCAGGGTCTGTTTCAGCTACATTGCATCGCCCAGCAGCTACAGCCCCGCTGTGG CCCTGGAGTACACGTTAGATGGGGACACGGACCGGAGGCTCCGGGGACAGGTGCCCCGTGTAACCTTCCTGAGCCGTGGCCCGGATGACCCCAAGCACCAGGCCTCAGGCACCGTGTGGCTGAAACACCAGCATGACCGAGTCTGTGGAGACACTATGCTTCAGCTCCAG gagaatgTCAAAGACAAGCTTCGGGCCATCGTGGTGACTCTGTCCTATAGTCTCCAGACCCCTCGGCTCCGGCGACAGGCTCCTGCCCAGGGGCTGCCCCCCGTGGCCCCCATCCTCAATGCCCACCAGCCCAGCACCCAGCGGACAGAG ATCCACTTTCTGAAGCAAGGCTGTGGTGAAGACAAGGTGTGTCAGAGCAACCTGCAGCTGGTCCACGCCCGGTTCTGCACCCGTGTCAGCGACACGGAGTTTCAGCCTCTGCCCAT GGATGCGGATGGGACGACAGCCCTGTTTGCACTGAGTGGGCAGCCAGTCATCGGCCTGGAGCTGAAGGTCACCAATCTGCCTTCggacccagcccagccccaggctgATGGGGATGACGCCCATGAAGCCCAGCTCCTGGtcaccctccctgcctctctgcaCTATTCAGGAGTCCGGGCCCTGGACCCTGCG GAGAAGCCGTTGTGCCTGTCCAATGAGAACGCCTCCCATGTTGAGTGTGAGCTGGGGAACCCCATGAAGAGAGGTGCCCAG GTCACCTTCTACCTCATCCTTAGCACCTCAGGGATCACCATTGAGACCACAGAGCTGGAGGTGGAGCTGCTGTTGGCCAC GATCAGCGAGCAGGAGCTGCACCCGGTCTCTGCCCGAGCCCGTGTCTTCATCGAGCTGCCGCTGTCCATCACGGG GGTGGCCATTCCCCAGCAGCTCTTCTTCTCTGGCGTGGTGCGGGGCGAGAGCGCCATGCAGTCTGAGCGGGACGTGGGCAGCAAGGTCAAGTATGAGGTTACG GTCTCCAACCAAGGCCAGTCACTCAGGACCCTGGGCTCGGCCTTCCTCAACATCATGTGGCCCCACGAGATTGCCAACGGGAAGTGGCTGCTGTACCCCATGCGGGTGGAGCTGGAGGGCGGGCAGGGGCCGGGGACGAGGGGACTCTGTTCCCCCAGGCCCAACGTCCTCCACCTG gaTGTGGACAGCAGGGACAGGAGGCGGCGGGAGCTGGGGCAGCCGGAGCCAAGGGAGCCTCACGAGCAGCCGGAGCCCAGCACGTCCTGGTGGCCAGTGTCCTCTGCTGAGAAGAAGAAAAACGTCACCCTG GACTGCACCCGGGGCACGGCCAGCTGCGTGGTGTTCAGCTGCCCTCTCTACAGCTTTGACCGTGCAGCTGTGCTGCATGTCTGGGGCCGCCTCTGGAACAGCACCTTCCTGGAG GAGTATTCGGCTGTGAAGTCCCTGGAAGTGATTGTTCAAGCCAACATCACCGTGAAGTCCTCCATCAAGAACTTGCTGCTCAGAGATGCCTCCACAGTG ATCCCAGTGATGGTATACCTGGACCCCGTGGCTGTGGTGGCAGAAGGAGTCCCCTGGTGGGCCATCCTTCTGGCTGTACTGGCCGGGCTGCTGGTGCTGGCGCTGCTGGTGCTGCTGATGTGGAAG TGTGGCTTCTTCCATCGGGACAGCCAGAGCTCATCTTTCCCCACCAACTTCCACCGGGCCCGTCTGGCCGTGCAGCCCTCAGCTGCGGAAGCTGGGGGTCCAGGGACCGTGGG ATGGGATTCTTCAAGCGGGCGCGGTACCCCGAAGCCACTGTGCCCCAGTACCACGCGGTGA